TTCTTGTTTCAAAGACATTAGGTCGTTCTCCTGCCATGGCATAACGTGACTCCGTAAGTATCATTTTTAAACTTGATACCTTACGGCAATCTGTTACCTATGTCCTCGAACGTTTGTTACCTATGTCCCCGGTCCGTACACCTTGAGCCGGAATTTCCTGAAAGTACGACAGCAATAGAGCGTGGGATGACAGCTTATAAACTCAAAACATCTTTCACAAAAGGCACCGTAAGTTTACGCTGCTCTGCTAAAGAGGCTTGATCAAGCGTATCTAAGGCGCTGAGTAAGGCATCCATTTGTCGTGGGAGACGGCTAATCATGAAGGTACACACCGCATCAGGTAGCTCAAAGCCACGTTGTTCTGCGCGCTGCTGTATCGCCAGCATTTTATGTTGATCGCTCAGTGGCTGACAATGAAAAACTAAATCTGCACCCAAGCGCGTACGTAAGTCCGGTAAAGTTAACGATAGTTGGGCCGGTGGCTTTAAACCTGTGATCACCAAGGTTTTTCCCGCATCACGTAAACGGTTATACAAATGAAACACCGCTTCTTGCCAAGCCATATTATCGCTAATCGCTTCAATATCATCAAACAACAAAACATCCATCGCATCCAAATCTTGCAGCAATGCAGAATCCAGGGTGACGGCTTCATGT
The marine bacterium B5-7 genome window above contains:
- the hda gene encoding DnaA regulatory inactivator Hda, giving the protein MFTQLTLGMRLRDDATFDNFVEGDNAELIATVQSALNGQMTGCLMIWGEQGAGKTHLLQAAYQYAETLAKRAFYLPLHEAVTLDSALLQDLDAMDVLLFDDIEAISDNMAWQEAVFHLYNRLRDAGKTLVITGLKPPAQLSLTLPDLRTRLGADLVFHCQPLSDQHKMLAIQQRAEQRGFELPDAVCTFMISRLPRQMDALLSALDTLDQASLAEQRKLTVPFVKDVLSL